Proteins encoded together in one Nitratidesulfovibrio sp. window:
- a CDS encoding DEAD/DEAH box helicase, whose protein sequence is MPHAPEDFRLSGTPGAPNAPESLDRPDLTGPPDLTGTPGQGTAFATPSPASTAPDAPNAPDAPAAPPASFRHDADNPVRDYITALLGSPFGRQVTHHRALPAREAAHAPNRRPWPKAVRDILARNGIDDLYTHQARATDLIRAGRHVVVATPTASGKTYVYNLPVLERFLSDPDARALYLFPLKALAQDQLSTFNGLTAAWPEDARPRAAIYDGDTTDHFRRKIRQNPPTVLLTNPEMLHLAILPHHQQWTSLLASLAFIVVDEVHTYRGVLGAHMAQVFRRLLRVCARYGAHPTFVFCSATVGNPGELAANLTGLGVPIDAVKIKGMERGGDPLRQPLGELNAQTLPWPLGELANLTDRDRNARMASAERERVSLPEPLPPKFSNRVEESAVHPTGISGHEVHADSAKGVKGARPPYGGAGGSAPCNIDVITESGAPQGLRHFVFVNPDDSPSTAAIQLLRAALARNLRTIVYCQSRRMTELISMWAAEKAGPYRDRISAYRAGFLPEERRDIEARMAGGDLLAVISTSALELGIDIGGLDLCILVGYPGTVMSTLQRGGRVGRAQQESAVILIAGEDALDQYFVRHPNEFFERPAEHAVVNPDNPVIAKRHIECAAAELPLPADEPWLAAPGAATALAELEAEGLVLRSADGGTLLAARKRPHRHVDLRGSGNTFTIEDGDGTIIGSVDGHRAYRETHPGAVYLHRGRSWVITRLDPRAQKVVAEQARVSWFTRVRANKTTEILDIHDQCVACGTRVFLGKLRVTETITGYEKRSVSGQRLLSVVPLDAPPFVFETEGLWFEIPDAARIATENELLHFMGAIHALEHAAIGILPLLVMTDRNDLGGISTPMHAQVGRPAVFIYDGLPGGAGLTRAAFADADGLFRATRTAIAECPCETGCPSCVHSPKCGSGNRPIDKAGALFLLDRMASGTPESDPVQPGLEQGGKQGEERNIFEEGVGDKSRGAAPDPVGGLYIPQTPFLRPGDDARSGHHHPDETTRHDFQYMEEGATPRHPMSAERTGTGTIADHGPHSGQRPMQGHATRHAPKEHAMTTSPRDAGPLFASPAEGKTDGRIIAPVGRYMVLDVETRRAAADVGGWNRADRMGVSVAVLYDAADDSYTPYEQDAVPEMLDRLRAADLVVGFNISRFDYAVLSPFAPYDLHTLPTLDMLTKVKDRLSYRISLDNLAQATFGTPKSADGLQALQWWKEQRLDLITEYCRKDVEITRALFLHGREKGYLLFTNKAGQAVRVPVAW, encoded by the coding sequence ATGCCCCACGCCCCCGAAGACTTCCGCCTGTCCGGCACACCCGGCGCGCCCAACGCGCCTGAGTCCCTCGATCGCCCCGATCTCACAGGCCCCCCCGATCTCACGGGCACGCCGGGGCAGGGCACCGCTTTCGCCACGCCTTCCCCCGCGTCCACGGCCCCCGACGCCCCAAATGCCCCAGACGCCCCCGCCGCGCCTCCCGCCTCCTTCCGCCATGACGCGGACAACCCCGTACGCGACTACATCACCGCACTGCTGGGCTCGCCCTTCGGGCGGCAGGTCACCCATCACCGCGCCCTGCCCGCGCGCGAGGCCGCCCACGCCCCCAACCGCCGCCCGTGGCCCAAGGCCGTCCGCGACATTCTGGCCCGCAACGGTATCGACGACCTGTACACCCATCAGGCCCGCGCCACAGACCTCATCCGCGCCGGGCGGCACGTGGTCGTCGCCACGCCCACGGCCAGCGGCAAGACCTACGTGTACAACCTGCCGGTGCTGGAGCGCTTTCTGTCCGACCCGGACGCCCGCGCCCTGTACCTGTTCCCGCTGAAAGCGCTGGCGCAGGACCAGCTTTCCACCTTCAACGGCCTTACCGCCGCCTGGCCCGAGGATGCGCGCCCCCGCGCCGCCATCTACGACGGCGACACCACCGACCACTTCCGCCGCAAGATCCGCCAGAACCCGCCCACCGTGCTGCTGACCAACCCGGAAATGCTGCATCTGGCCATCCTGCCGCACCACCAGCAGTGGACCAGCCTGCTGGCCTCGCTGGCCTTCATCGTGGTGGACGAGGTGCACACCTACCGGGGCGTGCTGGGCGCGCACATGGCCCAGGTGTTCCGCCGCCTGCTGCGCGTGTGCGCCCGCTACGGCGCGCACCCCACCTTCGTGTTCTGCTCCGCCACCGTGGGCAACCCCGGCGAACTGGCCGCCAACCTCACGGGGTTGGGCGTGCCCATTGATGCTGTGAAGATCAAAGGAATGGAACGGGGAGGGGACCCTTTGCGGCAGCCGTTAGGTGAGCTCAACGCGCAAACCTTGCCCTGGCCGTTAGGTGAGCTTGCGAACCTTACGGACAGGGACCGCAACGCGCGGATGGCGTCCGCAGAGCGTGAAAGGGTCTCCCTCCCCGAACCCCTCCCCCCTAAATTTTCCAATAGGGTTGAAGAAAGCGCTGTCCACCCCACCGGAATCAGTGGGCACGAAGTGCACGCTGATTCCGCAAAAGGGGTTAAGGGGGCGCGGCCCCCTTACGGGGGTGCAGGGGGCAGCGCCCCCTGCAATATCGACGTCATCACCGAAAGCGGCGCACCGCAGGGCCTGCGGCACTTCGTGTTCGTGAACCCGGACGACAGCCCGTCCACGGCGGCCATCCAGCTGTTGCGCGCGGCCTTGGCGCGGAACTTGCGCACCATCGTGTACTGCCAGTCGCGGCGCATGACGGAGTTGATCAGCATGTGGGCGGCGGAAAAGGCCGGGCCGTACCGCGACCGCATCAGCGCCTACCGCGCCGGATTCCTGCCGGAAGAACGGCGCGACATCGAGGCGCGCATGGCCGGGGGCGACCTGCTGGCGGTCATTTCCACCAGCGCGCTGGAACTGGGCATCGACATCGGCGGGCTGGACCTGTGCATACTGGTGGGCTACCCCGGCACGGTCATGTCCACCCTGCAACGCGGGGGCCGGGTAGGCCGCGCGCAGCAGGAATCGGCGGTGATCCTGATCGCCGGGGAAGACGCGCTGGACCAGTACTTCGTGCGGCACCCCAACGAATTTTTCGAGCGGCCCGCCGAGCACGCCGTGGTCAATCCGGACAACCCGGTCATCGCCAAGCGGCACATCGAATGCGCGGCAGCGGAACTGCCCCTGCCTGCCGACGAGCCGTGGCTGGCCGCGCCGGGCGCCGCAACCGCGCTGGCGGAACTGGAGGCCGAAGGGCTGGTGCTGCGCAGCGCCGATGGCGGAACGCTGCTGGCCGCGCGCAAGCGGCCCCATCGCCATGTGGACCTGCGCGGCAGCGGCAACACCTTCACCATCGAGGACGGCGACGGCACCATCATCGGCAGCGTGGACGGCCACCGCGCCTACCGCGAAACCCACCCCGGCGCGGTATACCTGCACCGGGGGCGCAGCTGGGTCATCACCCGGCTGGACCCCAGGGCGCAGAAGGTGGTGGCGGAACAGGCCCGCGTGTCGTGGTTCACCCGCGTGCGCGCCAACAAGACCACGGAGATCCTCGACATCCACGACCAGTGCGTGGCCTGCGGCACCCGCGTGTTTCTGGGCAAGCTGCGGGTGACCGAAACCATCACCGGCTACGAGAAGCGCAGCGTGTCCGGCCAGCGGTTGTTGTCCGTGGTGCCGCTGGACGCGCCGCCCTTCGTCTTCGAAACCGAGGGGCTGTGGTTCGAGATTCCCGATGCCGCGCGCATCGCCACCGAGAACGAACTGCTGCACTTCATGGGCGCCATCCACGCGCTGGAGCACGCCGCCATCGGCATCCTGCCGCTGCTGGTCATGACCGACCGCAACGACCTCGGCGGCATCTCCACCCCCATGCACGCGCAGGTGGGCCGCCCCGCCGTGTTCATCTACGACGGCCTGCCGGGCGGGGCCGGGCTGACCCGCGCCGCCTTTGCCGACGCCGACGGGCTGTTCCGCGCCACCCGCACCGCCATTGCCGAATGCCCGTGCGAAACCGGCTGCCCCTCGTGCGTGCATTCGCCCAAGTGCGGCTCCGGCAACCGGCCCATCGACAAGGCAGGCGCACTGTTTCTGCTGGACCGCATGGCCAGCGGCACGCCGGAATCCGACCCGGTGCAGCCGGGGCTGGAGCAGGGGGGGAAGCAGGGAGAAGAGAGGAATATTTTTGAAGAAGGGGTGGGTGATAAGAGCCGGGGCGCTGCCCCGGACCCCGTTGGGGGATTATATATCCCCCAAACCCCCTTTCTGCGTCCGGGTGATGATGCCCGAAGCGGGCATCATCACCCGGACGAGACAACGCGGCACGATTTTCAGTATATGGAAGAAGGGGCAACCCCTCGTCACCCGATGTCTGCGGAACGCACCGGAACAGGAACAATTGCCGACCATGGACCGCATTCGGGCCAGCGCCCCATGCAAGGCCACGCCACGAGACATGCCCCAAAGGAGCACGCCATGACCACATCCCCCCGCGACGCCGGGCCGCTTTTCGCGTCACCGGCGGAAGGCAAGACGGACGGCAGGATCATCGCCCCCGTGGGCCGCTATATGGTGCTGGACGTGGAAACCCGCCGCGCGGCTGCGGACGTGGGCGGCTGGAACCGGGCCGACCGCATGGGCGTGAGCGTGGCCGTGCTGTACGACGCCGCCGACGATTCCTACACCCCCTACGAGCAGGACGCCGTGCCCGAAATGCTCGACCGCCTGCGCGCGGCGGACCTGGTAGTGGGCTTCAACATCTCGCGCTTCGACTACGCGGTGCTCTCGCCCTTCGCCCCCTACGACCTGCACACCCTGCCCACCCTGGACATGCTGACCAAGGTAAAGGACCGCCTGTCCTACCGCATCTCGCTGGACAACCTGGCCCAAGCCACCTTCGGCACGCCCAAATCTGCGGACGGCCTGCAAGCCCTGCAATGGTGGAAGGAACAGCGCCTCGACCTCATCACCGAATACTGCCGCAAGGACGTGGAAATCACCCGCGCCCTGTTCCTGCATGGCCGCGAAAAGGGCTACCTGCTGTTCACCAACAAGGCCGGGCAGGCCGTGCGGGTGCCGGTGGCGTGGTAG
- a CDS encoding LysE family translocator, which produces MSLLSLLLYCVVVTFTPGPTNIVILSIAQGEGTRRALVFSAGAAAAFALMLAASAALNSLLAELLPLAQPVLQLVGGAYMLYLAWKVYGMDVGPDVGPGVGDASAGATGDGAAPGALAVHGAATRSDQALFVTGFLMQFVNPKVVMFTLTVMPSFVALAQGSRGGVAAGVAAVSVIGWAAFAAWVGFGALLRRFLSAYRRVVNVLMALFLVYCAVAMSGVQQVLAH; this is translated from the coding sequence ATGAGCCTGCTTTCGTTGCTGTTGTATTGCGTGGTGGTCACCTTTACGCCGGGGCCGACCAACATCGTCATCCTGTCCATTGCCCAGGGCGAGGGCACACGCCGCGCGCTGGTGTTTTCCGCCGGGGCGGCGGCGGCCTTTGCGCTGATGCTGGCGGCATCCGCCGCGCTGAACAGCCTGCTGGCCGAATTGCTGCCGCTTGCCCAGCCGGTGCTGCAACTGGTGGGCGGGGCGTACATGCTGTACCTTGCGTGGAAGGTGTACGGCATGGACGTGGGGCCGGACGTGGGGCCGGGCGTGGGGGATGCATCGGCAGGCGCCACTGGCGACGGCGCAGCCCCCGGCGCCCTCGCTGTTCACGGTGCCGCCACGCGTTCCGATCAGGCGCTGTTCGTCACCGGGTTCCTGATGCAGTTCGTGAACCCCAAGGTGGTCATGTTCACCCTGACGGTGATGCCCAGTTTCGTGGCACTGGCCCAGGGGTCGCGCGGGGGCGTGGCCGCCGGGGTGGCGGCGGTGTCGGTGATAGGCTGGGCCGCCTTTGCCGCGTGGGTGGGGTTTGGCGCATTGCTGCGCCGGTTTCTTTCGGCGTACCGGCGGGTGGTCAACGTGCTGATGGCCCTGTTTCTGGTGTACTGCGCGGTGGCCATGTCCGGCGTGCAGCAGGTGCTGGCCCATTGA
- a CDS encoding amphi-Trp domain-containing protein — MEKQKISLSTRLLCADAAGVVEALAEGLKERCLKVQKGDETLVLSPPEAVDVDVEAKVRDGRGKFMVEISWRIPDDETVAACDEVANLPGRDHLAPLGCADVEEVGDIDLDVALKKAEKPAKAKARDHKDEKPEKKGKSEKGEKSGKDKPSKDKPGKDAKPERKDKGTTD, encoded by the coding sequence ATGGAAAAGCAGAAGATATCCCTGAGTACCCGGCTGCTCTGCGCGGACGCGGCGGGCGTCGTCGAGGCGCTGGCCGAGGGGCTGAAGGAACGCTGCCTGAAGGTCCAGAAGGGCGACGAGACGCTGGTGCTCAGCCCGCCCGAAGCCGTGGACGTGGACGTGGAAGCCAAGGTTCGCGACGGACGCGGCAAGTTCATGGTCGAAATTTCCTGGCGCATCCCCGACGATGAAACCGTGGCCGCCTGCGACGAAGTGGCCAACCTGCCGGGCCGCGACCACCTGGCCCCCCTTGGCTGCGCGGACGTGGAAGAAGTAGGCGACATCGACCTCGACGTGGCCCTGAAAAAGGCCGAAAAGCCCGCAAAGGCCAAGGCAAGGGACCACAAGGACGAGAAGCCGGAAAAAAAGGGCAAGTCCGAAAAGGGCGAAAAGTCCGGCAAGGACAAGCCCAGCAAGGACAAGCCCGGCAAGGACGCCAAGCCGGAGAGGAAGGACAAGGGAACCACAGACTAG
- a CDS encoding AraC family transcriptional regulator produces the protein MSTDANQRGCARDGGDDGRPALSGERFVYRRAAGVTVLSATMTRFAYKRHAHEEYALGVTQRGIQQYRLNGAQLASHRSGVMLFSPEQAHDGNAGDSGGIDYVMVYVPPALFAEATGRPEVVRFDTPIVYDARLAAVVLRLAHGALLGRDEALTSERLLLAAGLATSMAGGHGAKRQPPPVPRHGGAVRRSMEMIREGMGATLRLDDVCREAGLSKFHFIRLFRDETGMTPYQYFLNCKVEHARHLLEAGADTYDAMLECGFYDLSHLNRHFKAMFGTTATEYRRLWLRAGGEAAIPAIPGGTGAGGAFVSAP, from the coding sequence GTGAGCACGGATGCAAACCAGCGCGGGTGCGCCCGCGACGGCGGTGATGACGGTCGCCCCGCCCTTTCCGGCGAGCGGTTCGTGTACCGCCGTGCGGCGGGGGTGACGGTGCTGTCCGCCACCATGACCCGCTTTGCCTACAAGCGGCACGCCCACGAGGAATACGCCCTGGGGGTGACGCAGCGGGGCATTCAGCAGTACCGGCTGAATGGCGCGCAACTGGCTTCGCACCGCAGCGGGGTGATGCTGTTTTCGCCGGAGCAGGCTCACGACGGCAACGCGGGCGACAGCGGCGGCATCGATTACGTGATGGTCTACGTGCCGCCCGCCCTGTTTGCCGAGGCCACCGGGCGGCCAGAGGTGGTGCGCTTCGACACGCCCATCGTGTACGACGCCCGGCTGGCGGCGGTGGTGCTGCGGCTGGCGCACGGCGCGCTGCTGGGCCGCGACGAGGCCCTGACCTCGGAACGGTTGCTGCTGGCGGCGGGGTTGGCCACCAGTATGGCCGGGGGGCACGGGGCGAAGCGCCAGCCGCCCCCGGTGCCCCGGCATGGCGGCGCGGTGCGGCGGTCCATGGAGATGATCCGCGAGGGCATGGGCGCCACGCTACGGCTGGACGACGTGTGCCGCGAGGCGGGGCTGTCCAAGTTTCATTTCATCCGGCTGTTCCGCGACGAAACGGGCATGACGCCCTACCAGTACTTCCTGAACTGCAAGGTGGAGCACGCCCGCCATCTGCTGGAGGCCGGGGCCGACACCTACGACGCCATGCTGGAGTGCGGGTTCTACGACCTGTCGCACCTGAACCGGCACTTCAAGGCCATGTTCGGCACCACGGCCACGGAATACCGGCGGCTGTGGCTGCGTGCGGGCGGCGAGGCGGCCATACCGGCCATACCGGGCGGGACGGGGGCGGGGGGCGCATTCGTTTCTGCGCCGTGA